From the genome of Nitrosopumilus sp., one region includes:
- a CDS encoding 50S ribosomal protein L14 has product MAKQAGKGVQEFRPYVTKVLPVGANIVCADNSGAKILEIINVPRHKTRASRLPSASVGDYCNVVVKKGPAELRKQVYGAVIVRQKYAVRRLNGVRVCFEDNAAVLITPEGETKGTDIKGPVAVEASEKWPRVANLASMVV; this is encoded by the coding sequence ATGGCAAAGCAAGCAGGTAAAGGAGTACAGGAATTCAGACCATACGTTACCAAGGTGCTTCCAGTAGGTGCAAATATTGTATGTGCAGATAATTCTGGTGCCAAGATATTAGAAATAATCAACGTTCCAAGACATAAAACAAGGGCATCAAGGCTTCCTTCAGCATCAGTTGGAGACTATTGCAATGTCGTAGTCAAAAAAGGTCCGGCAGAATTAAGAAAGCAAGTATATGGAGCAGTAATTGTCAGACAAAAGTATGCAGTTAGAAGGTTAAACGGTGTAAGAGTATGTTTTGAAGATAATGCAGCAGTTTTGATTACTCCAGAAGGTGAAACAAAAGGCACAGACATCAAAGGACCTGTAGCTGTAGAAGCGTCAGAGAAATGGCCAAGAGTCGCAAACTTGGCATCAATGGTGGTTTAA
- a CDS encoding 50S ribosomal protein L3 translates to MGARKRHSPRRGSLAYSRRVRAKTMEARIRAWPKLDSSAEPKILAHCGFKAGCVQIVSIDDRDKVPNAGKQLVSLGTVLVTPPVLILGIRGYSKDNYGRHAEFDVYAEDIPKNIAKEITIKNIKGSLENAEKRLKKIKEIFAIVAVSPRAAGLEQKKPYIFEASVSGGDIEKQFAHVKESLGKEIKIDQIFETGSTVDVAAITKGHGWQGVLRRWNVKKKQHKSRKTVREVGSLGPISPQSVMYTVPRAGQTGFHQRVEYDKRIMIIGNTDAGEIKINPDGGYKHFGLVKGDFIILKGSVPGTYKRLIKLRSQIRNSPVKVTKPNILEVVV, encoded by the coding sequence ATGGGAGCTCGAAAACGTCATTCACCACGCAGAGGAAGTCTTGCATACTCACGCAGAGTACGTGCAAAAACCATGGAGGCAAGAATCAGAGCGTGGCCAAAACTCGACTCTTCAGCAGAGCCAAAAATTCTAGCACATTGCGGTTTCAAAGCAGGATGTGTGCAGATTGTCAGCATAGATGATCGTGACAAAGTACCAAATGCAGGAAAGCAGCTGGTAAGTCTCGGAACTGTACTTGTAACACCACCAGTCCTCATCTTAGGGATCAGAGGATATTCAAAAGATAACTATGGACGACATGCAGAGTTTGACGTCTATGCAGAAGACATTCCAAAAAATATTGCAAAAGAAATTACAATTAAAAATATCAAAGGCTCATTAGAAAATGCAGAAAAAAGATTAAAGAAGATTAAAGAAATTTTTGCAATAGTTGCAGTATCTCCAAGAGCTGCAGGTTTGGAGCAAAAAAAGCCATATATTTTTGAAGCATCAGTAAGCGGAGGAGACATTGAAAAACAGTTTGCACACGTAAAGGAATCATTAGGAAAGGAAATTAAGATTGATCAAATTTTTGAAACGGGTTCAACCGTGGATGTTGCAGCAATTACCAAAGGTCACGGATGGCAAGGCGTACTCAGAAGATGGAACGTAAAGAAGAAACAGCACAAGTCAAGAAAGACAGTAAGAGAGGTTGGTTCATTAGGTCCAATCTCGCCACAGAGTGTCATGTATACGGTTCCCAGAGCAGGTCAGACAGGATTCCATCAAAGAGTGGAATACGATAAGAGAATCATGATTATTGGAAATACAGATGCAGGTGAGATTAAGATCAATCCAGACGGAGGGTACAAGCATTTTGGTTTGGTAAAGGGTGATTTCATCATTCTAAAGGGTTCAGTGCCAGGAACATACAAGAGATTAATCAAGTTGAGAAGTCAAATCAGAAATTCACCAGTAAAAGTCACCAAGCCAAATATCTTGGAGGTAGTAGTATGA
- the rpmC gene encoding 50S ribosomal protein L29 yields MTRLSMKTIRKLNEKDLHSKIQETRSELAKLRVDASKGTLRKESGKLKPLRHDIARMLTQMTEIAKKK; encoded by the coding sequence ATGACAAGATTAAGCATGAAGACAATCAGAAAGTTGAACGAGAAAGATCTTCACAGTAAAATTCAAGAAACACGAAGTGAACTTGCAAAGCTGAGAGTTGACGCATCTAAAGGAACGTTAAGAAAAGAAAGCGGTAAACTAAAACCATTGCGCCACGACATTGCAAGAATGTTAACCCAGATGACGGAGATCGCAAAAAAGAAATGA
- a CDS encoding 30S ribosomal protein S14, producing the protein MPKDRSYETTGRKKHDFGRGSRWCKRCGDYTAVIQKYDLMLCRRCFREVATSLGFRKNK; encoded by the coding sequence ATGCCTAAAGACAGATCATATGAGACCACCGGAAGGAAAAAACATGATTTTGGCAGAGGTTCCAGATGGTGTAAAAGATGCGGGGATTATACAGCAGTCATTCAAAAATACGATTTAATGCTATGCAGACGATGCTTTAGAGAAGTCGCAACATCTTTAGGGTTCAGGAAAAACAAGTGA
- a CDS encoding 50S ribosomal protein L6 → MSTEQIDKFQDQVDIPEGVTVTIAKHMLSFVGPLGKTHKSFRSIPVNITIAEGKVILKTIYTKKRDYAILHTARSIIRNICEGLIIGYTIKMKVVYAHFPITVKVDGKKILIENFQGERAPRITNIVGNTKVVPKGEDVILTGEVWTDITQTAANIELKTKVKNKDHRVFLDGIYAYEKKKGLEK, encoded by the coding sequence ATGTCTACTGAGCAAATAGATAAATTTCAAGATCAGGTAGACATTCCAGAAGGAGTTACAGTAACTATAGCCAAGCACATGCTATCGTTTGTAGGACCGTTAGGTAAGACGCACAAGAGCTTTAGAAGCATTCCGGTAAATATCACAATTGCAGAAGGCAAAGTTATCTTAAAAACAATTTATACTAAAAAAAGAGACTACGCAATTTTACACACAGCAAGATCAATCATCAGAAACATCTGCGAAGGTCTTATCATAGGATATACAATCAAAATGAAGGTTGTGTATGCACACTTTCCAATTACAGTAAAAGTTGACGGTAAAAAGATCCTGATTGAAAATTTTCAAGGTGAACGTGCACCAAGAATCACAAACATTGTTGGAAACACAAAAGTTGTACCAAAAGGTGAAGACGTGATACTTACAGGTGAAGTTTGGACAGACATCACACAGACTGCAGCAAACATAGAGCTAAAAACCAAGGTTAAAAATAAAGATCACAGAGTTTTCTTGGACGGCATTTATGCATATGAGAAAAAGAAGGGTCTAGAAAAATAA
- a CDS encoding 50S ribosomal protein L23 — protein MNIDQAMKVIVKPYITEKTFAMIENESKICFIVEISATKPQIAEAVKTLYKQNVKKVNTARTIYGKKAFVQFESTEKARDLATKIGML, from the coding sequence ATGAACATAGATCAAGCAATGAAAGTAATTGTCAAACCGTACATTACAGAAAAGACTTTTGCCATGATCGAAAATGAAAGCAAGATCTGTTTCATTGTAGAAATATCTGCAACGAAACCTCAAATTGCAGAAGCTGTAAAAACACTCTATAAACAAAATGTAAAAAAAGTAAACACTGCAAGAACAATTTATGGTAAAAAAGCATTTGTTCAGTTTGAAAGTACAGAAAAAGCAAGAGATCTGGCAACGAAGATAGGAATGCTATAA
- a CDS encoding ribonuclease P protein subunit: MITADNIRSHEFIGLHTEISESTNPQVIGLNGRIINETKSMFTINTENGSRSVSKSTSNWKFSIQNKDIVVKGTSIAKRPFDRLGGKA, from the coding sequence ATGATTACCGCAGACAACATCAGATCACATGAATTCATAGGATTACATACCGAGATCTCTGAATCCACCAATCCACAAGTAATAGGATTAAATGGAAGAATCATAAATGAAACAAAATCAATGTTTACAATTAACACAGAAAATGGATCTAGATCAGTTTCCAAGTCCACAAGTAATTGGAAGTTTTCAATTCAAAACAAGGACATCGTTGTGAAAGGTACCAGCATTGCAAAAAGGCCTTTTGACAGACTGGGAGGAAAAGCATGA
- a CDS encoding 50S ribosomal protein L22: MSRFNYAFQNYDATRHVRSSLREKDISHKHAREVAVSIKGLSIEKARDFLQDVINKKRAVAFRRYKNQVAHRPDPGMMAGRYPQKTAKEFIKVLDNLESNAEYKGMDLDRLRIVNATVHKGVVVKRFTPRAMGRATPKNNVLTHVELVAREI, encoded by the coding sequence ATGAGTAGATTCAATTACGCTTTCCAAAATTATGACGCAACAAGACACGTACGTTCATCATTAAGAGAAAAAGATATTTCCCACAAACATGCTCGTGAAGTCGCAGTTTCAATCAAAGGACTATCAATTGAAAAGGCTAGAGACTTTTTACAAGACGTAATAAATAAAAAAAGAGCAGTAGCTTTCAGACGATACAAAAATCAAGTAGCACACAGACCTGATCCAGGCATGATGGCAGGACGTTATCCTCAAAAGACTGCGAAAGAATTTATCAAAGTTTTAGATAATTTAGAATCCAATGCGGAATACAAGGGAATGGATCTAGACAGATTAAGAATTGTGAATGCGACAGTCCACAAAGGTGTGGTTGTAAAAAGATTTACTCCAAGAGCAATGGGAAGAGCAACTCCCAAGAATAACGTATTAACACATGTTGAACTGGTGGCAAGGGAGATTTAG
- a CDS encoding 30S ribosomal protein S8: MPATNILANLFVTLTNNETRRKRDCVILPTSKLGIEVLKTLQKDGYIGEFEHIDDKRGGKFKIKLLAKITKCGAISPRFKVKTDEYNSWEQQYLPAYDRGMLLVTTNQGVMSHHEAVQKGIGGFLIGYVY; encoded by the coding sequence ATGCCAGCAACAAACATTTTAGCAAACCTATTTGTCACACTTACCAATAATGAAACCAGAAGAAAGAGGGATTGTGTAATACTCCCAACTTCAAAACTAGGAATAGAGGTCCTAAAGACACTTCAAAAAGATGGATACATCGGAGAATTTGAACATATTGATGATAAAAGAGGAGGGAAATTTAAGATTAAATTATTGGCAAAAATAACGAAGTGTGGCGCAATATCACCAAGGTTTAAAGTAAAAACAGACGAATACAACAGTTGGGAACAGCAATATTTGCCGGCATACGACAGAGGAATGCTTCTTGTTACGACAAATCAAGGAGTAATGTCACACCATGAGGCGGTACAAAAAGGAATTGGAGGATTTTTGATAGGATATGTCTACTGA
- a CDS encoding DUF371 domain-containing protein encodes MYFEIEFSGHENIRSNHKNTIEITKESHLTPRGDCIVGVNANSCCNDLPQELKNKLRNSDAAVSISIRAGDHEFVMNGNGHPDLILTHKDDIVIRKSDFVCPRTLAVKCDKASDLLPREMVSLLQDPNTKGTLGITVD; translated from the coding sequence ATGTACTTTGAGATTGAGTTTTCGGGACATGAAAACATCAGATCAAATCATAAAAATACAATTGAGATCACAAAGGAATCACATCTTACTCCGCGCGGAGATTGCATTGTTGGCGTAAATGCAAATTCATGCTGTAATGATCTGCCTCAAGAGCTAAAAAACAAACTTAGAAACTCTGATGCAGCAGTATCTATTTCAATACGCGCAGGTGATCATGAATTTGTAATGAATGGAAACGGTCATCCTGATCTGATTCTCACCCACAAAGATGACATCGTAATTAGAAAAAGCGACTTTGTATGCCCTAGAACTTTGGCTGTCAAATGTGACAAGGCATCCGATCTGCTACCTAGAGAAATGGTTTCATTGTTGCAGGATCCAAACACAAAAGGCACTCTTGGTATTACTGTGGACTAA
- a CDS encoding trimeric intracellular cation channel family protein: MDPHTFSVEFFIYILDVFGTAAFAVTGAFKAIEHDADIIGIVILAIITGVAGGTIRDVLFKDSLPNSIVDPTYVIVALTTAIVIFLLHSRLKKHWNLFLKFDAIGLGIFTMIGAMFAYTMFGLDFLAISVSGILTAIGGGILRDVFVNNVPIVFVKEFYASASFVGIVIFYLILLVSDQLYFAVTLGMAITIGLRLVAMKYNWNLPKIRKNS, encoded by the coding sequence TTGGACCCGCATACTTTTTCTGTTGAATTTTTCATATACATATTAGATGTTTTTGGAACCGCGGCATTTGCAGTTACTGGAGCATTCAAGGCAATAGAACACGATGCGGACATTATTGGCATAGTCATTTTAGCCATCATAACGGGAGTTGCAGGGGGCACAATACGAGATGTGTTGTTTAAAGATTCTTTGCCAAATTCAATTGTAGATCCAACATATGTGATAGTTGCACTGACAACTGCAATAGTAATTTTCCTGTTACACTCCCGTCTAAAAAAACACTGGAATTTATTCTTGAAATTTGACGCAATTGGACTTGGAATATTTACAATGATTGGTGCAATGTTTGCATATACAATGTTCGGACTGGACTTTCTTGCAATATCAGTATCAGGCATACTAACAGCAATTGGGGGAGGAATACTCAGAGACGTGTTTGTAAACAACGTACCAATTGTATTTGTAAAGGAGTTTTACGCTTCTGCTAGTTTTGTTGGAATTGTTATTTTTTATTTGATTTTACTAGTTAGTGATCAATTGTATTTTGCAGTAACTTTGGGAATGGCAATCACCATAGGACTCAGGCTTGTTGCAATGAAATACAATTGGAATTTACCAAAAATCAGAAAGAATTCATGA
- a CDS encoding 30S ribosomal protein S19 yields MVKEFLYRGIPKDELDNLSLEKLFLLFNSRQRRSLTRGITDGKRKLIEEIKAAKAGKLKTPIKTHVRDLIILPYMVDVTVNIFSGKEFQPRTITTEMIGHYLGEYSITNKKVSHGAPGVGASRSSLYVPLK; encoded by the coding sequence ATGGTTAAAGAATTTTTATACAGAGGCATTCCAAAAGACGAGCTAGACAACTTGTCACTTGAAAAATTATTCTTATTGTTTAATTCCAGACAAAGAAGATCACTCACCAGAGGAATTACAGATGGAAAGAGAAAACTAATCGAAGAGATCAAAGCTGCAAAAGCAGGCAAACTAAAAACACCCATCAAGACCCACGTAAGAGATTTGATTATCCTGCCATACATGGTAGACGTTACAGTAAATATTTTCTCAGGAAAAGAATTCCAACCACGTACAATCACTACAGAAATGATTGGACATTATCTTGGAGAATATTCAATAACAAACAAAAAGGTTTCACATGGCGCACCAGGTGTAGGTGCATCAAGATCCAGCCTTTACGTGCCATTGAAGTGA
- a CDS encoding 50S ribosomal protein L5 — translation MSQTTETPMKKISLEKVVLNMGIGKSGDVINIARRALDEISGKKSSSRNAKSQQRDWGVRKGEPIGAAVTVRGDDAIALVKRLLDSKGNVINGKSFDNFGNFSFGIREHIDIPGVKYDPQIGILGLGVSITLTRPGYGIRTRSKHKARVGKDHIIKNQEAKDYFVKEFGVTVT, via the coding sequence ATGTCTCAAACAACAGAAACCCCAATGAAAAAAATATCCCTAGAGAAGGTAGTACTGAACATGGGTATTGGTAAATCAGGAGATGTAATCAATATTGCAAGAAGAGCACTAGATGAAATTTCAGGAAAAAAATCATCTTCCCGTAATGCAAAATCACAACAAAGAGATTGGGGAGTGAGAAAAGGAGAGCCAATAGGTGCTGCAGTAACAGTACGTGGCGATGATGCAATTGCATTAGTAAAACGACTTTTAGATTCAAAAGGAAATGTAATAAACGGTAAATCATTTGATAACTTTGGTAATTTTTCATTTGGAATCAGAGAACACATAGACATTCCAGGTGTAAAGTACGATCCGCAGATAGGGATTTTGGGACTCGGAGTTTCAATTACACTAACCAGGCCAGGATACGGAATTAGAACTAGAAGCAAGCATAAAGCAAGAGTAGGAAAAGATCACATTATCAAAAACCAAGAAGCAAAGGATTATTTTGTTAAAGAGTTTGGAGTCACTGTTACATAA
- the psmA gene encoding archaeal proteasome endopeptidase complex subunit alpha produces MLPAQQGYDRAITVFSPDGRLYQVEYAIETVRRGTIAVGIKCKDGIIIAVEEKPRKLQISNTAQKIFQIDDHIGVAAAGYIPDARSQVDNARFFSQSNKMIYDEPVEVETIAKHLADQCQQYTQYAGVRPYGVALILGGVVNDKPELYLTDPSGTYISYDAIAIGSGSDQVTDFLEKTYKNDLTLDDAATLATAGIYLSSEDKDGTSHIRMARIKKETGLYEIVTDDEITKYASSAKEKYPHDPK; encoded by the coding sequence ATGCTTCCCGCACAACAAGGCTATGACCGAGCAATCACAGTGTTCTCACCAGACGGTAGACTTTACCAAGTGGAATATGCCATTGAAACAGTAAGAAGAGGAACAATAGCTGTTGGCATAAAATGCAAAGATGGAATTATTATTGCAGTCGAAGAAAAGCCAAGAAAATTACAAATTTCAAATACCGCTCAAAAGATATTTCAGATTGACGATCACATAGGAGTCGCAGCAGCAGGATACATTCCGGATGCAAGAAGTCAGGTAGACAATGCAAGATTCTTTTCTCAAAGTAACAAGATGATTTATGATGAACCAGTAGAGGTTGAAACCATTGCAAAACACTTGGCTGATCAATGTCAACAATATACCCAGTATGCAGGTGTAAGACCTTACGGTGTTGCACTTATTTTGGGTGGCGTGGTAAACGACAAACCAGAATTGTATTTGACAGATCCCAGTGGAACATACATCTCTTATGATGCAATCGCAATCGGATCAGGCTCCGATCAAGTGACAGACTTTTTAGAAAAGACTTACAAAAATGATCTTACATTGGATGATGCAGCAACATTAGCTACTGCAGGAATCTATCTTTCAAGTGAAGACAAGGATGGAACAAGTCACATCAGAATGGCTCGCATTAAGAAAGAAACCGGATTGTATGAAATAGTAACAGATGATGAAATTACAAAGTATGCAAGTTCTGCTAAAGAAAAATATCCACACGATCCAAAATAA
- a CDS encoding 30S ribosomal protein S17, whose translation MTQNIGLDVKTPSRECADKHCPFHGSLSIRGKLFDGKVTGSKARQTITLQKDAPIYFSKFKRYARGTSTIHAHVPGCIDVETGDQVLTAECRPLSKSVSYVVVEVKA comes from the coding sequence ATGACTCAAAACATAGGACTAGATGTAAAGACACCAAGCAGAGAATGTGCAGACAAACATTGTCCATTCCACGGAAGTCTATCAATCAGAGGCAAACTCTTTGACGGCAAAGTCACAGGGAGTAAAGCAAGACAAACCATAACGTTGCAAAAAGATGCACCAATTTACTTTAGCAAATTCAAGAGATATGCAAGAGGTACAAGTACAATCCATGCGCACGTTCCAGGTTGCATAGACGTTGAAACAGGTGATCAGGTTCTAACTGCAGAATGCAGACCCTTGTCAAAGTCAGTATCATATGTAGTGGTTGAGGTAAAAGCATAA
- a CDS encoding 30S ribosomal protein S3 produces the protein MSAVKNVIKDNYNMMLLKDYLRGAIKDAGFSHAEISKTPVGTRVALHVTRPGIVIGRKGTGIRALTEKLATDFGLKNPQISVNEIEKPELAPSVMCNRMASHLERGTAFRRATMWTLKQIMEGGAMGVQITISGKLRGDRSAFEKHTQGILPRAGHHAEIIVDEDIAHVKTAMGLIGIRIRIAKKEKLIPEFEMKDENPKKTKQNKDGKTSDSKKTKVEEIVVGDNKVEVVKIEGKKDDVKSESEVIILEEKKIEKIESLEEEEASLK, from the coding sequence ATGTCAGCAGTGAAAAACGTAATCAAAGACAACTATAACATGATGCTACTCAAAGATTATCTCAGAGGTGCAATCAAGGATGCAGGATTCTCACACGCAGAAATCTCCAAGACCCCAGTCGGAACCAGAGTTGCCTTACACGTGACAAGACCAGGGATCGTAATAGGTAGAAAAGGTACAGGCATCAGAGCATTAACCGAAAAACTTGCCACAGACTTTGGATTAAAAAATCCACAAATTTCAGTAAATGAGATTGAAAAGCCAGAACTTGCACCAAGTGTAATGTGCAATAGAATGGCATCACATCTTGAAAGAGGAACAGCATTCAGAAGAGCAACAATGTGGACATTAAAACAAATCATGGAAGGTGGAGCCATGGGAGTTCAAATCACAATTTCAGGCAAACTCAGAGGAGATCGTTCAGCATTTGAAAAACATACACAGGGAATTTTGCCAAGAGCAGGACATCACGCAGAAATAATTGTCGATGAAGATATTGCACACGTAAAGACAGCTATGGGATTAATTGGGATCAGGATAAGAATTGCTAAAAAAGAAAAACTTATACCAGAATTTGAAATGAAAGATGAAAATCCAAAGAAAACAAAACAAAACAAGGATGGAAAAACCAGTGATTCAAAGAAAACCAAGGTCGAAGAGATTGTAGTAGGAGATAACAAAGTAGAAGTTGTAAAAATAGAAGGAAAGAAAGATGATGTCAAGTCAGAATCAGAAGTTATTATTTTAGAAGAAAAGAAAATCGAAAAAATTGAATCATTAGAAGAAGAAGAGGCATCATTGAAATGA
- the rplX gene encoding 50S ribosomal protein L24 yields MKPTKMRNKMIYQATFQTKSKQLGSALSKDLHKKYGKRSVRVVHGDSITILRGEFKGVDGKVSKVDISKNSVAIEGVKKEKTKGDKFDVYIHTSNLVVTSLNTEDKRRIRKLEGNDIPKEAKGNDIPKEAKGVDKTKEKEDEK; encoded by the coding sequence ATGAAACCAACAAAAATGCGCAACAAGATGATTTATCAGGCAACTTTCCAAACTAAAAGTAAGCAATTGGGAAGTGCACTATCAAAAGATCTCCATAAAAAATATGGTAAAAGAAGTGTAAGAGTAGTTCATGGAGACAGCATCACAATACTCAGAGGAGAATTCAAAGGTGTAGACGGCAAGGTATCAAAAGTAGACATATCAAAAAATAGTGTTGCAATAGAAGGAGTCAAAAAAGAAAAGACAAAGGGAGACAAGTTTGACGTTTACATTCATACATCTAATCTAGTAGTTACTTCACTTAACACAGAAGACAAACGGAGAATTAGAAAACTAGAAGGTAACGATATTCCCAAAGAAGCAAAAGGTAACGATATTCCTAAAGAAGCAAAAGGAGTAGATAAAACTAAAGAAAAGGAAGATGAAAAATAA
- a CDS encoding 50S ribosomal protein L4, with protein sequence MMKTATYTTTGTKDAEVELPLIFSTPFRRELIHKAFTNLTSHKFQPQGRKPMAGMDVVADSNDPPTGQGVSRVARMQGGGGGRQGQGAEVASTRGGRQAHPPIVEKVIYKKLNKKENKLALCSAIAATASKDLVESRGHKVEGIESFPIIVSDDIESISKASEISKVLDSLKLTQDVQRLESRRPRSGQSRLRGRSKKVGKSVLFVTADDSNLSKAIGAFPGVEVRNAKDLSVLDLAPGSDPIRLTVYSKSAIKEIGKIKSTHLELMVNTQ encoded by the coding sequence ATGATGAAGACTGCAACATATACAACCACAGGAACAAAAGATGCAGAAGTCGAACTTCCACTAATATTTTCAACCCCATTTAGAAGAGAGTTAATTCACAAGGCTTTTACTAATTTGACATCACACAAATTCCAACCGCAGGGAAGAAAGCCTATGGCAGGTATGGACGTTGTAGCAGATTCCAATGATCCTCCAACAGGTCAAGGCGTATCTCGTGTTGCAAGAATGCAAGGCGGTGGTGGTGGCAGACAAGGTCAAGGTGCAGAAGTAGCATCCACCAGAGGTGGAAGACAAGCACATCCACCAATTGTTGAAAAGGTAATTTATAAAAAATTAAACAAAAAAGAAAACAAGCTGGCACTTTGTTCAGCAATTGCAGCTACCGCATCAAAAGATCTTGTAGAATCACGAGGTCACAAAGTCGAAGGCATAGAATCTTTTCCAATCATAGTATCAGATGACATTGAATCAATTTCTAAAGCAAGTGAAATTTCCAAAGTATTGGATTCGCTGAAGCTGACACAAGATGTCCAGAGATTAGAATCCAGAAGACCACGTTCAGGACAATCAAGACTTAGAGGAAGAAGCAAGAAAGTAGGAAAGAGCGTCTTGTTTGTCACTGCAGATGATTCCAATCTTTCAAAGGCCATAGGAGCATTTCCAGGGGTGGAAGTAAGAAATGCAAAAGATTTGAGCGTATTAGACCTGGCACCAGGTTCAGATCCAATTAGATTAACAGTATATTCCAAATCAGCAATAAAGGAAATTGGGAAAATTAAATCAACACATCTAGAACTAATGGTGAATACACAATGA
- a CDS encoding 30S ribosomal protein S4e, giving the protein MVSIAGSKKLKRQMAPQFWGIGRKEKRFVVTVKPGPHTKSLAIPTAVFLRDTLKIVTSLREAKSVIYSGKVKIDGVIRKSLHHGIGLMDVIELENVTDIYRMVPTEERLLKPIKINESEKSKKLVRVKSKTTISNGKLQIGFGDGRSIISDTKVNVGDTCLIQIPEVKILEVIKLEVGCQGLVTRGNNVGQIGSIETIEEGTFILPKRVILTLEGRKIEIPADIIMPVGKGEPIIQLK; this is encoded by the coding sequence ATGGTTAGCATAGCAGGCAGTAAGAAACTCAAACGTCAAATGGCTCCACAGTTCTGGGGAATAGGTAGAAAAGAAAAAAGATTTGTAGTCACAGTAAAACCAGGTCCACACACAAAAAGTCTAGCCATACCCACAGCAGTGTTTCTCAGAGATACTCTAAAAATTGTCACCAGCCTCAGAGAAGCAAAGTCGGTAATTTATTCAGGAAAAGTAAAAATTGATGGAGTCATAAGAAAGTCACTTCATCATGGAATAGGATTAATGGATGTCATAGAGCTTGAAAATGTTACAGACATTTACCGCATGGTTCCAACAGAGGAAAGGTTACTAAAACCAATTAAAATTAATGAATCAGAAAAATCAAAAAAACTGGTCAGAGTGAAGAGTAAAACAACAATTAGTAACGGTAAATTACAAATAGGATTTGGTGACGGACGCTCAATAATTTCAGATACAAAAGTAAACGTAGGAGACACGTGTTTAATACAAATTCCAGAAGTTAAAATTCTTGAAGTAATAAAATTAGAAGTAGGCTGTCAAGGATTGGTCACACGTGGAAATAACGTAGGTCAAATAGGCAGCATTGAAACTATTGAAGAAGGAACATTCATCCTCCCAAAGAGAGTAATTCTCACATTAGAAGGTAGAAAAATTGAAATCCCCGCAGATATCATTATGCCCGTTGGAAAAGGAGAGCCAATAATTCAACTAAAGTGA